gttcatttttaatcTAGTAGGTTCTGGAACCTGCCCTTGCCTCTCGTAGACTATTGACCCTGAAGTGTTCTTAGTAACACGTACTTCTCATCCTGTAACCACCACCTCATCACCCCCGTGAGAACTCTTCATTAGTTCTCTGTTGCCTACCAGCTCTGAGCCGTAGCACTTGGACACCTGCCCATTCTGAATGGCAGCCTTCCTGTTTCTCCTGCTGCCCCTTCCTAACAAGTGCTTTGGTCCTTTCCTCCTGGCAGAAAACCACCCCCGAGTGTGGTTCCACAGGGTATGTGGAGAAAATCACATGCAGCTCAACTAAGAGGAGCGAGTTCAAAAGGCAAGTGCTGTTTCTTTTCTTGAATCCTCCTAGATCACCCCTTTGCTTCTGTGACTTTAGGTAGATagtcctgcctcttcctctttgTATGGAGGTAGCATGGCATATTGGAAAGGGGAGGGGATTTGGAGGCAAATTACTTGAACCGAAGTCCCAGCTCTACTCCTCAGCACTATATTATTGGCCatattttctcatcattaaaaCTGGTTAATACCAGCTCTGCTTATCTcaccagaaaataaattaaatatttgaatggGATTAATGTACTGTAaaccctttatttttatttttggccacaccatgcggcatgctggatcttagttccccgaccagggatcgaacctgtgccccctgtagtggaagcgcggagtcttaaccactggagcatcagggaagtccctgtactgtCAACACTTTAGAAGGCTGACTCtggtttcctcttttctcctcagATATATCTTGGTGAGGATGAAACAGGAGGGAGATTAGAGGGAGAGGCAGTCTGGTCTTCCCTGGGGATAACTGTTTCTTCTTGCCCTCAGCTGCCGCTCAGCTCTGATGGAACAACACTTATTCTGGAAATTCGAAGGGACTGTCATAGGTGTGGCCTTGGTCTTTGCTTGCCTTGTCATTGTTCGTCAGCGACAACTGGACAGAAAGGCGCTGGAAAAGGTCCGGAAGCAAATTGAGTCCATATAGCTACCTCCTCCCCTTTCATCTGGGTCTTAGAGACCCTACCTCAGACAGAAAGGGGAATGAACTGACTCGTGCCCCTGGTTCTCTGGAACCTTGTGGTGGCACCCCCTTTCTCCCATCTTCCTCGTCTAAATCATTAATGAGcagaataaaaagagtaaaatcgTTTCCTTCCCTAGTGTAAtttggtttgggggaggaagtCATGGGGgtagagagggaaagggggtggCAACTTTAGGCCTCAGTTTACCAGGTACctatcttcctccctcttctactaTTACTTAAAACTGTCAGGATACAATTTtagcaaaaaaaatttatttctcagccaAAATGTCAGTTTCCCCTCAACCCTAtccccaaagaagaaataaaatcacagatACATGACAAAAGTATTTGAGGTGCCCCTTGACATAGGCAGACTGAGCCATGGGGTACAGACATCTAGGGCATCCTGATGTGATTCAGACCCCTGAGGCCAAACAGCCCTGAGTGGGAACCCCAGGAGGAAGCAGAACCACAGCCAGCGGAGCCCT
This sequence is a window from Globicephala melas chromosome 1, mGloMel1.2, whole genome shotgun sequence. Protein-coding genes within it:
- the JTB gene encoding protein JTB gives rise to the protein MPAGAGRRGLPQGRHLCWLLCAFTLRLCQAEAPVREEKLSVSTSNLPCWLVEEFVVAEECAPCSNFQAKTTPECGSTGYVEKITCSSTKRSEFKSCRSALMEQHLFWKFEGTVIGVALVFACLVIVRQRQLDRKALEKVRKQIESI